A window from Equus caballus isolate H_3958 breed thoroughbred chromosome 8, TB-T2T, whole genome shotgun sequence encodes these proteins:
- the CRYBA4 gene encoding beta-crystallin A4: MALQCTKTAGHWKIAVWDEEGFQGRRHEFTAECPSVLELGFETVRSLKVLSGAWVGFEHAGFRGQQYVLERGEYPSWDAWSGNTAYPAERLTSFRPVPCANHRDSRLTIYEQENFLGRKGELNDDYPSLQAMGWEGNEVGSFHVHSGAWVCSQFPGYRGFQYVLECDHHSGDYKHFREWGSHAQTFQVQSIRRIQQ; the protein is encoded by the exons ATGGCTCTGCAGTGCACCAAGACAGCGGGACACTGGAAG ATTGCGGTGTGGGACGAGGAGGGTTTCCAGGGCCGGCGCCACGAGTTCACGGCTGAGTGCCCCAGCGTCCTGGAGCTCGGCTTTGAGACCGTGCGATCCTTGAAAGTGCTGAGTGGAGC GTGGGTGGGCTTCGAGCACGCCGGCTTCCGGGGGCAGCAGTACGTGCTGGAGCGGGGCGAGTACCCGAGCTGGGACGCCTGGAGCGGCAACACGGCCTACCCCGCGGAGCGCCTCACCTCCTTCCGGCCCGTGCCCTGCGCC AACCACCGCGACTCGAGGCTGACCATCTATGAGCAAGAGAACTTCCTGGGCAGGAAGGGAGAGCTGAACGACGACTACCCCTCCCTCCAGGCCATGGGCTGGGAAGGCAATGAAGTGGGCTCCTTCCACGTCCACTCGGGGGC GTGGGTTTGTTCCCAGTTTCCTGGCTACCGCGGTTTTCAGTATGTGCTGGAGTGTGACCACCACTCGGGTGACTACAAGCATTTCCGGGAGTGGGGCTCTCACGCCCAGACCTTCCAGGTGCAGAGTATCCGCAGGATCCAGCAGTGA
- the CRYBB1 gene encoding beta-crystallin B1, translated as MSQAAKPAGTANPGPDGKGKGTPPAGPTSGTSPALAPASLPLPTAKVGELPPVSYRLVVYEQENFQGRCVEFSGECLNLVDRGFDRVRSLIVTSGPWVAFEQSNFRGEMFILEKGQYPRWDTWSSSYRSDRLLSFRPVKMDAQEHKICLFEGANFKGNTMEIQEDDVPSLWVYGFSDRVGSVKVSSGTWVGYQYPGYRGYQYLLEPGDYRHWNEWGAFQPQMQAVRRLRDRQWHHKGSFPVLATTESPK; from the exons ATGTCTCAGGCTGCGAAGCCTGCGGGGACAGCGAACCCAGGGCCTGACGGGAAGGGGAAGGGGACCCCGCCTGCAGGACCCACCTCAGgcaccagccctgccctggccccagcgTCGCTGCCCCTGCCCACTGCCAAGGTGGGGGAGCTGCCTCCCGTGAGCTACCGG CTGGTGGTCTACGAGCAGGAGAACTTCCAGGGCCGCTGTGTGGAGTTCTCCGGGGAGTGCCTGAACCTGGTGGACCGCGGCTTCGACCGAGTGCGCAGCCTCATCGTCACCTCGGGGCC CTGGGTTGCCTTTGAGCAGTCCAACTTCCGGGGCGAGATGTTCATCCTGGAGAAGGGCCAGTACCCGCGCTGGGACACCTGGTCCAGCAGCTACCGCAGCGACCGACTCCTGTCCTTCCGGCCCGTGAAGATG GATGCCCAGGAGCACAAGATCTGCCTGTTTGAAGGCGCCAACTTCAAGGGCAACACCATGGAGATCCAAGAGGATGACGTGCCCAGCCTCTGGGTGTACGGCTTCTCTGACCGCGTGGGCAGCGTGAAGGTCTCCAGCGGAAC CTGGGTCGGCTATCAGTATCCCGGCTACCGTGGATACCAGTACCTCCTGGAGCCCGGCGACTACCGGCACTGGAACGAGTGGGGGGCCTTCCAGCCACAGATGCAGGCCGTGCGCCGCCTGCGCGACAGGCAGTGGCACCACAAGGGCAGCTTCCCCGTCCTAGCCACCACCGAGTCCCCCAAATGA